Within Buteo buteo chromosome 10, bButBut1.hap1.1, whole genome shotgun sequence, the genomic segment aaaaaagcaaaacccatgtAGGTTGGGCTACTTCAACTTAAATGTATGGTGTAATAAACTAGTGCAGACAGCCTGGTAGATAGGCACTGTGAGGGCTGTAATATTAGCTACCATGGCCAGCTGAAAGAAGGGCATTCACTTTGGGTTTATAAACTGCTGTTTCACATTTTTGCTCATTGTTTGCTAGAGGTGCAGTTCTTTTAGCGGTGCCTCGCTCGCCCAGCTGGCCTGTGACAGCTGTAGCATGTAATAACCGATCGGCAGCAAGGCTGGAGCTTAGCACCAGGCAGTGCCGCAGGAGAGGAATCACAGTCATCCAGTCCTCTTGGCTTAGCACCGAACGTGGACCTTCAGTCTGGGCatgctgccttttgttttctggtttatgctgtgtttgaatgaaattcctcctcttttctcgGTTGTATACAGGGTCTAATCTCCTCAGTTGATGGAGAGTAgtctggtatttttttaaatctctggcACCTCATTTGGGGGCTATGGTAAGGAGCATGttcttccagaaaaatattcatcttctgttttattaCGTGAACTCCAGCAACTGGATCCTGATTACCTTGTATTGCTTAGCACATTGGTCTGGATTTAATCTCAGTGATATTATTAAATTTGTGGGAAGGAGGTGTGCTACCCGCTGTGAGTAAGAGAATCTGCAGCTGGTCCCATGGGAGTAGTGatgatgtttgatttttttttttgttttgttttgggtttttttttttgttttgttttggcttctCTCAGTCCCATTGTGtcttttgaaagcaaagttCGAGACCATAGCCAAAGGGgttgttgtttggggggggttttttggtggttgtttaGATGCCTCTGGAAAGCTCAGCCCTTCAGTGCAAGCTGCCATTTCCAGTTGAGCTGCAGCATTCATAAAGGAAAATGCTAAAAAGGCACAACAGAGTGGGGTCAGATGCTGACCTTCACAGAGGAGAGTGGAGAGCTTCGGCAGCGTCCTAGGAACAAGCTGTTTGCTTGCAGAGAAGTGGCACCTCTGCCATCAGCACACCTCCTGGGGGCTCTGGTTACCTGTCACcagtgtttggggtttggtggttttgctgGTGTTAGGATTTGGGACTCACAGTACTTCGTTTTGCTCTTCAATTTTCAGATTGGCCGTTTGGTCATCGGGCAGAACGGCATTCTCTCCACCCCAGCAGTGTCCTGCATCATCAGGAAAATCAAAGCCATCGGTGGCATCATTCTGACAGCCAGCCACAACCCTGGTGGGCCCAATGGGGATTTTGGCATTAAATTCAATACTGCCAATGGAGGTAAGGTTGCTTGGTTCGTTTTgacttgctttgtttctgttagGCTGTTTCTTGTGTTGACCCCGAGGAACCTAATATAACTGTCTTAATATCGCAGAGATTCAGTGCCCTGAGCAGTGGGTTTCCCTAAACAGAGCAAGTGATTGATCTGCTCCCCTCACACCCTGATACTCCTCTCCAAGGGAGGTGTTCCCAGCTCCAGGTCTTTTGCTGTACTTATGAAGTGCACTTCTCGTGCAGTCTGATTCTTTAATGTCTTCCTCCTCGACCGTTGTATCTTGCAGGTCCTGCTCCTGAAGGTATCACGGACAAAATTTTCCAAATCAGCAAGAAAATTGAAGAGTATGCAATCTGCCCAGATCTCCAGGTGGACCTGAGCACCATTGGGAAACAGCAGTTTGACTTGGAGAACAAATTTAAACCATTTACAGGTAAACAACTATTATTCCGCTTGTAAAGTTTCGTTTCAGGTGGAGTCAGTGTGGACCTGCCTTGAACAGACAGGGacattttgtgtttctgaagGACAGATGTGGCCATTCTGATCTGTCCTTCTCATCTCTTGGATAATCCGAGCAAGGACATCGCTCCTGGTCACCCTGAcatcctggcttttttttttttttttttttttgcctgcatcTTACCTTGTGTAGATACTTTAATTATATCATTGTTTCTGTCCTAAAAATGGTTGTACTTCAGTAGGTAAATCTGAGccatcaaactttgttaaaatcAGAGACTTTTGTCTGTAAGATTACCATTAACATGTACTTTTGAAATGGACAACTCTGCAGTTAAAGTGCACTTTCCTGATTAAAAATTATAGTGTTAGTGTTTAATCTttataacagattttttttttcccatggtttCACATACAAAAGCTCTCTCTGTGAGTGGGAAAGCCATTACATTTCACACATGACTTTTGTCAATTATcagtgaaatatgaaaatacattaaaaaaagactttgaaaaacaCTTAACTGCAAGTATTTTTTACCATCTCCTGGTGACCTGtgcttgtaatttaaaaaaaaaataaaatcagaggattacaaaatttgtatttctctcattctccctttctctgtaGTGGGATTTTTATGTTAATGAGGTTTTCATGGCTCTGTGTTTATATGGCCTGTTAGTTGCAAAGGTGCAACTTTTTCAAACTATTAGGTGCACAGTTCCCATTGACTTTGGAAGTTGGAGAtctggttatttatttattctcccttttcctttaatTCCAGTCTCCAGGTAAGCAGAGTGGAACTGAACCCTCTCAAAAGAAGTCCAGGGAGCTGTAGCTGGGAACAGTGTTTGTCTTAAGGATTATGTTGGTCTGTTTGGTCTGTAACCTGATTAGCAGTGACAGCctgtaattaaattattaatgtaGGACCATTATTATTGTCTTTATGAAATGATTCTATGGGATGTTTAAAGGCTTTATGCTGAGTCTTGGCCCTTTGCACTAAGGAGTGTCAGCACACTGCCATGTGtagcaaaattgtttttctgcaaAGATTTCAGACTCTGAGAGTTGGTctctatttacttttttttccccagtggaaATTGTGGACTCAGTAGAAGCTTATGCAAATATGCTGAGGAACATCTTTGATTTCAATGCATTAAAGGaactgctttcagggaaaaATCACCTCAAGATTCGCATAGATGCTATGCACGGAGGTACGAGTGGACTTTGGGTTTGGGGCATTGTGGGGggccaggtgtccctggggcttTGCCATCTACTTCAGagagaaagcttttttctgGAATTTATATCTGTCACTTGtgaatttgtttcttgttttgcaaCATACTGcgtttttctttttgcaggcAAACTTTTTATGGctttacattgttttcttttgtcaaaTGTTTGGACTTGGGAAATGTTTGGAGTTCGGGGAGGATCCTGTGTGGCTCACACACATTAATCCATACTTGAGAGACAGAGGAGGTTAGAGCTGATGCTGCCCTGGTAGAGTTTATATCAGTCAGTGTCCCATGAAGGTCACAGCAGTTAGGCAAAGATCTGCCCATAGATATTTGAGTACAAAAATGGGACCATTGGACTGTTTTATATAATTTAATATATAAGCCAAGCTCGTGAGTCTCTTTCAATAGACATTTTCAGGAGCACCCTAGCTTTCTTAGCATCTTGTTTCTCTTGTCTCCAGAACATTCCCATTCCTATGctcacttatttttttattgtctaCATTATTGGTGTTCGAAAGCAGTAAATCCTATTGTACTGCTGGATATCCATGAATCCCGCATGCACTTTGTTCTGTTATATGGGGCTGTTGTACTAATACCTCTGTGCACAAGCCCTTCACAGTGGGGTCCTGGCTCATGTGCTGAGCCGCTGGCATAGGGTCATCCTCACTTCTAAACCCACAAGTGGTCTTACTTATTTAGTGGGACAGCCCCTCAGCTGAAAAGCTGGCTTTGGTAAGAGCTTGTGTGCCTGGATGGATCAGGCTCGAGCACACCTATGTGCTGCGTGGGGCTTTTGGCGTGAGCGCTTGTGCTTTAGTGCAATAAACCAGATAAACTGACCCAAAGTGAGCAGACCGGAGGCCAGGGTGGTTATGTGGCTGGTGCAGAGCTGCCTGAGGGCAGAGGCTGACTCTTTCCTCTCCGTGTTTTGCCGTGATAGTTGTGGGCCCTTACGTGAAAAAGATCCTGTGCGAGGAGCTCGGAGCCCCAGCAAATTCAGCGGTGAACTGCACCCCGCTAGAGGACTTTGGTGGCCACCATCCTGACCCCAACTTAACCTACGCTGCTGACCTCGTCCAGACCATGAAGACGGGAGAGTATGACTTTGGAGCTGCCTTTGATGGAGACGGGGTAAATGGGCTGTTCTGTATTCACCTTTTTGCCCTCTAGTCATTTGTGTGGGAGTGATGGTTCAGCTGCTTTTAAGCAGAGAAGGATGAAGGCAAagaccatttttctttctctcttccttctgtaaTTGCAAATAGAAGTGAACCACTTGCTGCAGTTTGCCACCATGGCAATAGTTGGCTACTGTGTTAATAACGAAGTCCAAACTGTATTTAAGTAGctttaaaagctgtgaaaaatcAGCAGGAAGGTGAAATACTATCCAGGTGTTGCTATTTAACTTTTTCAAAactctgtatttatttcagtgcagtcAAAAATCTCTCTGAGTTGTTATGTTGGTAGGCTGCACCTGCCAAGTGGAACAACTTCTGCCATCGCAGCCTTTTTGTGCTAAGCAGGGATAAGAGCTGTTTCTCTCTTGTCTTCACCAGGATCGCAACATGATTCTTGGGAAACACGGCTTCTTTGTGAACCCCTCCGACTCCGTCGCTGTCATCGCTGCCAATATTTTCAGTATCCCTTATTTCCAGCAGACTGGAGTCCGTGGCTTTGCCCGGAGCATGCCCACCAGTGGGGCTCTCGATAGGTAGCATCTACCTCTGTGTgtggtgggagaggggaggggagcctTGCCAAGGAGGGGGACTGTCCCTTTTTTGTGGTTTAACACATGTCTATAGAAGGGAGTGAGTGCATGGTCTGCCTGAAGGGTGAAGcagtgccagggctgctgcGGGCTGGCTGCCAGGGGAGGCAGTGAAGTTTAATGAATTAAATCCTGTTTGGGTCCATGGCAGAGCTAGGCTCTGCTCTTggctctttctcttctctacAGATAAGCCCAAACAAATGatcttccccaccccaccccttttttttttttttttttttaaatttgatagTGATACTTTCtttgtgaaatgctttgagATATACAATTTAAAATTGGCTTTAGAAGAGCTATGTGTTTATATTTATTCTCTAGTTGCGCATCCCACCCATTTTCCAAATGTGACAGTGGGATAAAATAGAGGATTGCTGTACAAAGATTTGTTGATTgtagaaaaccaaaacagtggCATGACCTGCCTTCAGTGTTACCCCAAAAGAGATGCTTGGTAGCAACTGAAGCTCCTGCTGCAGTATTTCACATGGGAGCGCTAAGAGTCCAACTGTGATGTGACTTAGCCTTCTTACCTTTAAAGGGTGGCCCATGCTACAAAGATTGCTTTGTATGAAACTCCAACTGGCTGGAAGTTCTTTGGAAACTTGATGGATGCAAACAAACTGTCTCTGTGTGGAGAGGAAAGTTTTGGTACTGGTAAGTCAGCGTTCCTGATTTCACCAATGATGGTATTATTCCTCCTCTTAGTTCTTCATTGTGCTGGGTAGCTGGGGGTTTATCTTTCATGTGTAGTTGTTAATGcttctaaaataataaaataaaaaaaaagcttgcaagAATCACTGGTGGAAACAAACACAATGCTAAAAGTTTTGTCAGGCAAGAGCTAGTTCTCCTTTCAGTTACTTAGGAAGGCATACGTAGATACGCAGGAAGTTTAAGGGCCTCTTTACTAGCCCGGTCATTGAGTCTATGGGGATTAAGTGCAgtgttaaatgtatttttcaactCTTGGTGGCCAGGAAAACCttctaaatgttttcatttctggaaagaaatatGGTTTGGAGCATGCAGTTTTATTAGGGAAGGTTTCAGGTCACTATTAAATCTCTGAGCTTAATAGGGCCCTCATTTTCCTGTTCTAAAAACAAGGTATGATTTATAAAGTTTAAATTAACACTTGCCTTTGAACAGTCTAAGCAAGTTATTAGGTTACTGAGAAACAAAGTGAACATCTTAAGGAATTTACTAGGGGTGTGCACGTGACACAAAACTATTATTTGTGCAGGGAAGTTAAAGTGAGCAGATTTTGCTCTGCGTTGGAGCGGCGTGCTCAAAACACGCAGTGTTCCCGGGAGGCCTCAGCAGTTTCTGACTTCTCCCGTGGCATCTACCACATGGTTTTAACGTCGTGACTGTGGAAGCGGGACCTTGCTTGCATGCAGGAGGTCAGCACCTAATTCATGCACAAAGGCTGAGTTTTACCTGATCTGAATTCTCCCCGAGATCTTGTTATTCCTATTCTCTAAAGACCTCTGAAGACTGGGGGCAGCTGGTAGGATATGCAAGGCACAGGGTCTTGAGGGAATTTAGGTTGGATGATTTCAGGCTCAAACCTTGTGTGTTTTCATTCTACCACTCCATATTTCAGAAGAACATTTTAGCCTGTGTGTGGCTGTCTCACAGAGCAGGGATGACCTTAAATCCCCAAATGCCTGAAATTAAGTGCTTTGTGGAACTGGGGTGCACAACTTGACCTGAAAGGATCACCCCAGCTTTTCTGTAGCTAAGGAAATGGCATCACAGACTCCTGTTGAAAGCAGTTTGCTGTGGGGCTGAAGCAGCCTTCAGTGGCAATATTTTTGCAATCGGATGCTGTTCTGATACATGGGATTTGGCTTCAGGTTGGAAGGAAGGGggaatttcagaaaatgtgGTATCTCTGTAAAGAAATCTTGAAGTAAATCATgagtaaaaaaagattttggagTTTTGCCCTGAATGATTTCGGCATACGTTAAGTTTATGTGCTAGACTTTGGCTAATGAGAGGGCACCGgcatttcagtaaataaataaaaacaaaaagcagcaaatgatTCATGGAGCTGCTGATAGGAGATGGTCCCTAATGAGCAGCTCTCTAAAATTGTTTCCATCTTTTATCGTATGAGGAATGAGCTCATAGTTTCTTTCCATCCCCCCAATAGGTAAGTGACTCTACAAATAAAAGTGACTGATTCCATTTGCAACAGGGGCTGAGAGAGAGGTTTGAGATTTTGGCCATGCAGCATCATGTCTGAGTGGCCAGGAGCTGAAGCAGTTCTGGAGGGGGACGGATTAAGAAAGGGCCCAGGAGTGTTGGATGCCGCCCGCCATGCAAAGGGGGTTTGTCCATCTGGCAAAGGCACTTTAAGGAATGAAAAGGGGTGAGGAAGGTTGTTTGATAGTAAGTTAATGAGGAGTTGTTTGGAGCCGGACAGAATGTGAGTGCTGAAGGGGAGAGAGGTGAAGGAGCAGCCAAATAGACCCAGTAAAAATTGAAACAAACTGTGAACCGGTGGGACTGGAGTCTAGGAGCAATTAGAGTAATGCGACGTGACAGAattcctgcttgctttcttggGTATTTTATTCCAGCAATAAGTTGATACATCACATGGGACTTCTGTTTATTTAGCATTCCTCTCCATCACCTCTGTACAGCTCTCTCCGCTGTAAAGGACCGTGAGGATAATTTATCACCGCATCCACAATAGTGGGATTTGTGTAAAGCGCCACGTAACCCATGCCCCAGCCTTTTTCCCCAGATGATTGCCCACTCTGGCAATTCTTGAGAGGGTAAAATGGCAGCTCTCTGCATTAGCACGTGTACCCTGGCTCTTTGGGATTTCCTTAATTACCTCTTTGGAGGTTTTCCAGAGCTCAAAGGATAAAACTCAGAAGTTGTGCATCTGTGGGGCACAGCGCCGATCTCGCAAGCCAGCAGCCTGGAGTCTGGGTTGGATGTATTCTGGGCTGCCATTTAATCCCTCGTTTAATTTAGGTGCTCAGGGTGCTCTCTAAGTTGCAACACCCTCTCGGGTTTCCCGAGAGCCTGGGTGCTGTGCGGTCCCTGCCCTGCCACTGTCAGCCCCTGTCCAGTCTGCTCCCAGGGCAAGGCTGGGCTGGCCTCTGATGGTTTCCTACTCTCCGTGCAATGCTTGTTTTGGAGGAATTCTAGTCTAAACAGGGTTTTTCACAGCCTTTCAGTGCCTGGCACCTGGGAGTGAGAGCAGGCACGAGGTGCTCTTCTGGTTTCCGCACGTGCACGATGTCTTTCCTTGTGCTGCCGTTTGCCAGCCCCGCTGGCTGGTGCTGTCCAACAGGCTGCTCTTCTCTCCGTCATGGGGTAATTTCAGAGTCGTTAGGGTTTGGCTTCCTCAGCGAGGGCTGACATTTTTCTTGGTGCTCAGCCAGAATATGTGCTGATCAGAGTATGCTGATTTGGCAAACGGTACGTGACAGCTGCTTGAGGATGTTGATGCTAGTCCTTCCTGAGCTGTTCCTTTGcgtctgcctttttttttttttttttaaatgaccttTTTACTGTGCATTCCCCATTACTTCCTTGGGAACGGAATTATGGATCTGTGAAcaatgagtgtgtgtgtgtgtgcgctaAAAGGGGCCGAATGTTTTATTTGGGCTATAGCTAAAAGCAGATGATATCTTGAACTATTTTAACAATACAGCAGGGATCGAGCTCATGAAATGCCTTCCATTTGTGAGTTTGTACGGCTGCCAGTTggatggagaagaggagaaCAAGGTAGGGCTGTAGCAGAAACTCTTGTGTGAAAGGAGGTGGGAaatgtgtttctgctgtggctctCTGCAGGCTCCGACCACATCCGTGAGAAGGACGGGCTGTGGGCTGTCCTGGCTTGGCTGTCCATCCTAGCCACCCGCAAGCAGAGCGTGGAGGACATCATGAAGGATCACTGGCAGAAATACGGCAGGAACTTCTTCACCAGGTGGGGAAAGTGCTCCTGACTGCCTCACACTTACCTCTGTCCTGTGTTCGACCCTCCAAGGTCAGAGTCCCCAGCACTGATGGCACCAGCATATGCTACGGCAGTGCTGTTCCTGCCTCGGTACACTTGCTGGTTTTGTCCTGTTGCAGTAATTTAAAACTCCCTGAGCAGTTTGCTGCAGTGTGCAACATATCTGGGTGAAATAAAACAGTGGGTATTCACCTTAACCTCTCATGATGTCCAGTTTAGGATTTGTTATTCTAAACATAAATCTAGTAAGTATCAAAGTCTGCAAAGGCTGTACGTTTTATATATGCGAggtatcttttttcttttaatggaggtttttttttttatttacaagatTCTTTTTTGCCATTGGAACAGTAGGTTTCTTGAGACCAGAAATCATAAGTGAATTTGTAGTATCTTCAGTGATGGCAATGTTTTATTGAATGGATGCTCCAGCTCCCTAGGCCATTATTTACCTGGTTGAGTTTCTGTCCAGTCCCCAAATACTCTACTGCAGTAGACGTGGAAGGTGAAAAAGGAAGGAGTGAGAACCAACCCAGCCAAATAAGCAGAGGTGGGAACGCTGTCTGGAGTGAAAGCATTAGGCAGAAATCTTTCAGCTTGCAAGACCAACATGAAAATTCTGTCTCAAATTGCCAAATGAAAGaacttgcctttttcttcccccccgcccccaacacAAAGCCAGCATACATCCGAGGCATTTAAACCTGTGGAAAAAATGCCAAAGTCTAGAATAAAAAGGCAGTCTTTTAGCACCAGACATACGTCTGCATAGCAAGCTAAGTGCAATGGTAGGCAGGTTAGCAAGCCTGTGCGTGCTTCATCTAGCCAGCCGGGCAAATAAAAGCGGCGCAAATCACACTGGCAATCAGAGTACAAAGTCTCAGATCCCAATGTGTGCTTCAGCCGCTCTCTGCTGCCTCACTTAGCTGGGTTAATGAGATCAAAGCTGGCACTGGTATGTTATCATGCGCTGCAATCACACCTGCATTTTGCTGTGGGGACAAACACAAGGATGTTCAGGCAAAATTGTTACTATGAGGAACCTGCTGAGATCCTATCAGCAGAATTAGAATAAATTCTTTGCAGTCAGTGTTGTTGGAGTCTAGCCCTCTGTCTTCGAAATGCCTAGTGCAAGACAGCACATTTTGCGCTTTCATCTCTCCTGACGCCAAATCCCTGTGATACGTTGAAGCGTATCCCACGGATCTGTGTTAGATCGTAGCTATATTGCTGCACACAGatcctcctctcttttcttcctgtcctcTCCTGCAGTAAGGGAGTAGAGAACATCTATGGGGCAGACGGCAGTGTTTAAACAAGGGCATCACAAAACATTGCTATTCATTACAGCCTCCCCTTCCTAATTTTTGTTTGATGGTGACTGGTTGTAGATATGACTATGAAGAGGTGGATGCAGATGCAGCTAACAAAATGATGAAGGATTTGGAGACTGTGATGTTTGACCGCTCCTTTGTGGGGAAGCAGTTATCATGTGGTGACAAAGTCTACACGGTTGAGAAAGCTGATAATTTTGAGTACAATGATCCTGTGGATGGAAGTGTCTCCAAAAACCAGGTGGGCATAGCCTGGCCTTGGCTGAACGTGACCTCAGAGGGGTGTTGCGCTGTGTATTTTGGGCTTAATCTTTGTCTGTTGCATTTGCACCTGCTTTAAAGTCACACGTTGCATTTGTCCCTTGGAAGAAATTTTCTGCCTGTGTGTTTGCTGGTGGGATCCTGCCCTACGTGAGGGAAATTGCTGCCTTGGAGAGCGAAGGCTCTGGaggctgctccagccccagcaggtcctggagggagagcagagcctCCCTAGAGCCGCTCTGAAGGGGAAGGAGTGACGGAGCTGAGTTGAGGGGGATCCTTTGGCCGATGGGTCAGCAGCTGGGAAACGGGTTGTGCTGAAGACAGCGTTGAAACCCCACTGGAGCATGAGGCACAAACCCTCCCGTTCAGGTTTCGTCTCGTCTCCAGCGCTAGACCCCCCCGGTTGCTGCAAGCGAATCCTCTGTAGGTGCATTTGTCCCTGAGCTGATGGCACTCCTCACATGCTTGTCCCTAAAGAGGGCAGGCAGCATTGCAGAGCAGCTCTAACTGGGGATTGAGTTCCAGGCTCCAGAAGTCATGGGGGTATTAAATACATGTGAGATGAGTAACCTGTCACCAGAGATTATTGAAGTAAAAATGTCCTGTAGATGGATTGGTTTGACAGCATAATGTGGAAGCATAGTAAGTGGGAAGGAATAATGGGGAGAATGATTGCCTTGCCTGTGGGATGACAGGAGCGTTTTCTTTATGTCCTATTTTCGTGGAATTGGTAACCAAGTGGGTTGGTAATGCTGTGTCTGACAGAGAAGCAGTCCCTGACTCTTGTTTCCAAGCAAGCCCTGAGGCGAGGGACCTTACAGCAGCAATGTGCTTTGGTGCTCAGGAGCTCTAGCAAGTTCCCCAGAGTGGGTTAGGAGGGACACTAGCTCCTCTGGGAGTGGGCAGAGGATAATGGAGCCTTCTGTGGCTCCCTAAAGAGGAGGAGCTCAG encodes:
- the PGM1 gene encoding phosphoglucomutase-1, which encodes MVKIVTVKTKPYGDQKPGTSGLRKRVTVFQSNANYTENFIQSILATVPPAERQEATLVVGGDGRFYMRDAIQLIVRIAAANGIGRLVIGQNGILSTPAVSCIIRKIKAIGGIILTASHNPGGPNGDFGIKFNTANGGPAPEGITDKIFQISKKIEEYAICPDLQVDLSTIGKQQFDLENKFKPFTVEIVDSVEAYANMLRNIFDFNALKELLSGKNHLKIRIDAMHGVVGPYVKKILCEELGAPANSAVNCTPLEDFGGHHPDPNLTYAADLVQTMKTGEYDFGAAFDGDGDRNMILGKHGFFVNPSDSVAVIAANIFSIPYFQQTGVRGFARSMPTSGALDRVAHATKIALYETPTGWKFFGNLMDANKLSLCGEESFGTGSDHIREKDGLWAVLAWLSILATRKQSVEDIMKDHWQKYGRNFFTRYDYEEVDADAANKMMKDLETVMFDRSFVGKQLSCGDKVYTVEKADNFEYNDPVDGSVSKNQGLRLIFSDGSRIIFRLSGTGSAGATVRLYIDSYEKDAQKIHEDPQVMLAPLISIALKLSQLHERTGRTGPTVIT